The following coding sequences lie in one Rhizobium rhododendri genomic window:
- a CDS encoding DUF2325 domain-containing protein — MARKGKRDNREVAITEAAPVATGKSRLDGRSFLYVGGRDCQVAHLRQIASNFGAELLHHDGGLREAVSRIDTALQSVDCVFCPIDCISHDACLRVKTGCKRYGKTFIPLRNGSKSSLERALHTMNDRVTTQ, encoded by the coding sequence ATGGCGCGCAAGGGCAAAAGGGATAACCGCGAGGTGGCGATCACCGAGGCTGCGCCAGTGGCTACGGGTAAATCCCGATTGGACGGCCGCAGCTTTCTCTATGTCGGCGGACGCGATTGCCAGGTTGCCCATCTTCGCCAGATCGCCAGCAATTTCGGCGCCGAACTGTTGCACCATGACGGCGGGCTGCGGGAAGCGGTCTCGCGCATCGACACCGCGCTGCAGTCGGTAGACTGCGTCTTCTGCCCTATCGACTGTATCAGCCACGATGCCTGCCTGAGGGTCAAGACCGGCTGCAAGCGCTACGGCAAGACCTTCATCCCCTTGCGCAACGGCAGCAAATCCAGCCTCGAGCGCGCCCTTCACACCATGAACGACCGGGTTACGACACAATGA